Part of the Sorghum bicolor cultivar BTx623 chromosome 1, Sorghum_bicolor_NCBIv3, whole genome shotgun sequence genome, CTTTTCATTTCCACTACCACTTGGTGATTTCATATCAGTTTCATCTAGTAAAACGTGCTTCAGTCGCTGATATGATTGACTAGACTGAGCCGCCCTGAAGGATGCTGCGTGATTCAAATTCCGTAGATCACGGTACCTAACTAGACTTTTAGAATAGTCATATATGTTGCTCTTCCTTATTGGAGGAAATGCACACTTTGCACTCCTCGTCCACCTGTCAAGAACACAACACTTAGGGAGACTGTCTACATGCAGAAGTTGTAATACATGAAATATATGTGAACAAGGAGTGCCAACACATTCTAGCTTCTGGCAAGAACAAGCAATGTCGTTCAAACTGCCTTCTACCATGTTGCAATGCACCTCATACTTGGTGTCCATTTTATCCTTCTTAGCCACAATGAAAGTAGTATCACacccatcaagaatgtcgctgACCACACATTTATTTGCTGCATGTATACTCCACTGAACCAAGGCAAAAATTGTTGGTGTGAATTGATTTGAAGCATCTACCTCAATTTTTGAAGCATCCTTTCCTGTGAAAGGCTTAAAGTGCAGCGCTATACTGTCCTGCTTAGCCTCATTCCTGCGCAACCCAGAAAGGCAACGCTCATAATGAAGGAACATGTCAAACAATGACATTTTCCTATCGAGACGTGTATGCAGCACAGAGTTTAGGCTCTCACTCCGTTGGTTACTCCTTAATCCTAAGAAACAACGTCCAACCTGATAAGCAGCACACCACAGGTGCCTCATCTGATACATCTGATGCAACCACGACTCCTCACTTGTAACTTTGTGCCTTTCCAAAAACTCATGCCATTTCCTCTCACTATCTTCTACGCAAAAAGTTTCATATAGAAAAGACCTAAATTCTTCCTTAACCTTATCATCATGCAAATTACGAACTATATTCTGCTCAATATGCCATACGCACAACCTATGGTTTGTATTTGGCCAAACTACCCTTATTGCTCTCTGCATTGCAAGGTCTCCATCAGTGATCACAGACACCGGGTGCTTCTGCGACATGGCCTCTGAAAAAGTCCGCAGCATCCACTCATATGACTCACCAGTCTCATGAGAAATAACTCCACAACCAAAAATAACAGTGCTCCGGTGGTGATTTAAACCCACAAATGGCACAAATGGCAAGTTGTATCGATTGGTTTTATATGTGCTATCAAACACAACCACATCACCAAAAGCTTCATAGTCTAGCTGAGACTGACTATCACACCAGAACAAACCCTGAAGATGATTGTCCCCATCAACAAAAAACTTGAAGAAAAACTCAGGATCTTTTTCTTGCCTTGCCTTCAGGTGACGGATCACTGTTTCTGCATCACCAGCGGCAATTGTCTCCTTCTTATAGCGATAGCAGAAATTGTACAAGTCCCTACTAGTACAACCGACATTATCATAACCACCATACTGCAGTTCCAGAATATCCATAATCTGGTGCTTGCAGATTCCCGAAATTTCCATCTCCACAATATCGGCCTTTTGCTCATCACTGATTCTTCTGTGCGAACGTAGGAAACATACAAGGTCCCTTGTCGCTAGCGTATGGTTGTGCCCATCGATGAAGTCCTTCACAAACCACCACCCTGCTTCCTGGTCACGCGCAATGACCAATTTGGCTTCACATCCAACCCGGCTGATGTCCCGTGGCCTCCTTTTCTTAGTTTCCTTGGCCATATACTTCTCTTCACGAAAACCTTGCCGACTGCACACAAACTTCCTCAGGACTATCTCAGTTTTTGCATCGTCCCACTCCACATAGCTTTTCCTCACACTGAATCCTttatcaaatgcatatttgttaTAAAACTCGAAGGCTTCGTCTTCGCTACCAAACAATTTCCTTACAATTTCCTCATATTCCAGTATAGACTCGGCACTATAATCGGCCATCTCTTCCCTTCAAAAAATTATTAGAAGACCACAAGAAGTCTCCACCCCTCTTTGTACTTCACAAATCCTACAACCAGATTGCATAATGCACAAGTAGTCGATCAATACATCCCTAACTCTTACTGCATACATCTATAAGATGCATAAACTGAACTAAATCAAATATAATCATACAACAACTAGATAACAAATTAAATCATGGTAAAGAACAGTCAGGGTTACAGATTTTGGGAAAACTTAATAACactaagaaaaagaaaaatgcagAGGGGAAGAAGCTCTAACCATCTCCAGGAAGGCCGCAAGGGGCGTCTGGACCAGGGGCGCTGAGGGCCTGGCCGGCTGAGGCTGGAGCTAGGGGACGGGACGCCGGGACGCGTCAGCAGCCTGCCACCGGGGTCGGCGCTCGCTGGGGGACGGGGCGCAGGAGTGGGGGCTTGCCGGGACTGATGGGGAAGGGGACCAGCAGTCGCGCCGCTCCAGTGCGTCGTGAACTAagcgaacgtgggggaatggaGGCTTCCGACTAGCTGTGGCAGCTAGTTGCCGAGGTGTACAACGGCGGCGGGCGGACGACGGGTGCGGGTGGCCGATGGAGCGGATTCGCGGCAGGCGCAAGCATCTGCGCGGGCGGACGAGCGGCGGCGTGCGGTCGCAGAATGTCATCTCCGTGCGTGCGGTAGAAGGAGGTAGATTGGGCTGGGTCTAGGCTGATAGGCCCATAAAGTCTAATTCCAAAAGACCACACTCTCAATTACTAAAATACCCACTGTAATATATTTCTTATTtaattagaaaaaaaatgaaagtaCCAGGAAGTACCTCGGTACTTTCCCAACCATTGTAAAACATATCTTTCTTATATTGGTTTATTATTTAAATCTTACCAAAAACCTAAATGTCGTGACATATTCCCTGCTCACCTCATTAGGTTATTAGTAGTGAAGTTCACTTCTTCCTGCCTCTTTTTTTAGATTGTTTTTGCCATAGATTCAATATTATTTTCTTCCTGACTATCACTGGGTCTTCAAGAGAAATGCCGCTCCCAGCtgcactgttttttttttgtcagaaCTCTGTTAAGCAATACTCCTATAGCACATCACTTTGTctattcacttataaagagTCAAACAACAATCATATGTAGCAGAAATATGTTTCACTTATAACCCAGGTACAATTTGTTTTCATGAAATCAAGTTTTTTGATATAAATATGTTTCTCTTAATCATAGCTTTTTGATATTGATGAAGTGCTCGTGCAGTTGATTATTTTTCCAACTTAATATGTTAGATAAGTTTTCTTGATTAGGATATGTGATATTGATGTACTGCTGTTAATAAGGTTTGAATTGTTTTTGTTATACAAGGTTTACTTAAGTTTTAACTTGTAGTCTATTCAAAGAACTAAGTCTACTAATGTGCAGGTAATTTTTTGTACTCACATTTTGTTAGTTGTACAAATACCTTTATTAATGTACACATACCTTTCTTTATCATAGTTTTCGTTAACTATTGACCAAACCGGGAATTTTGTTAATTGTACAGACAATTTTTTTAATCATGTTTGAATTGTTCTAGTGAATAATGTTGGTCTAAATTATTTTTTGAACTTAATATGTTAGATATGTGTTCTAAATTAGGAGATGTGATATTGATGTAGTGTTGTTAAAAGGTTTGATTTCTTTTGGTCAAGCAATGTTTAAGTTTTGCCTTTTAAACCTATTCAAATAACTGTTGATAGCTCATAGTTTTAGCACTAAATCTATTTAATGTGTAGGTAATTTTTTTATTCAAGTTTTGTATATTGTTGTAGTGCTATTAATATTGGTATAGTGCACTTGATTATTTTTTTTCAACTTAATATGTTAGATATGTATTCTAAATTAGGAGATGTGATATTGATCTAGTGCAGTTAATAAggtttgttttcttttgtttaaGCAACGTTTAAGTTTTGGCTTTTAAATCTATTCAAATAACTGTTGATAGCTCATAGTTTTATCCCTAAATCTATTTAATGTGCAGGTCAATTTTTTTATTCATGTTTTGTTACTTGTACAGACCCTTTCTCTATCAAAGTTACTTGTACAGACCCTTTCTTTATCAAAGTTACTTATATAGACCCTTTCGCTATCAGTGCTCAATATTGAAGAAAGGGTCTGTACAGGAACCTTTGTTCCATCCATACACAAACCTTTCATAAACCTTCATTTTCTAATAAATAGATGCAGAAGGCACATGGGGAACGAAATATGTCAGCATTATAGGAGGCAGTTGTGAGAGGTATGTGCAAGTTAGGTTAACTAATAAATAGATGCAAAATAATTTGATGAACATAACAAGATGACCCCCTTTTTCTGTGCAGTTACAACATTAGAATGTACACTATGTTCTACTCTAGGTACTTCGACGAGGAGTTTATTATAAGAGTACTAACTAAGGTGAGTTTTAAAAAATAATGGCTGATATGTGCTTTTTATGTAATATGTGtagtaaaaaaataatatataatcaAATGTAATTTAACATTGAATTATTCTACAGGGTGTGAGTAGGCTGTAGAAGTTGAACATTCTATACCAAATGCTGACTATGAATAGAAATGAAGGTCATCCTCCTGCATGGATTCTAGAAAGGATAGGAAAATGGTTGCTGCTATAGAATTAATTGAAGGAAAATACATCCTGAGAGATGGCTAAAGAATCTATAGAACATAGCTTTAATGAACAAATGAGCACGAGAAATTGTATCTTGTGAGCAGTGTAGTGTAGTTGGCGAAGCAAATCAACTTCTTATGAGTTTTGTACCTTCTcctaaatgaaaaaaaaatatttttctcatGTTTGAAATTTATGATGACATAGCTAGTTGTTTCTTTGTTTTAAAGAGTATAGTAGATGAAACTGAGTTCGGAAGAGACAAGAGAAAAGGTATATGTAAGTGTCCATGGGGCAAATTTGTTGTGCGTGGTAATTGAGTCTAGCTACATGATAAATGGATATAAATTGAGACAAAAAAAGATGAAATACATGCAACTTTAGTGGTGTGGAGCAGAAAAAATTGGTATAATGAAGATAATTAAAATAGTTAAA contains:
- the LOC8062483 gene encoding protein FAR1-RELATED SEQUENCE 5 is translated as MADYSAESILEYEEIVRKLFGSEDEAFEFYNKYAFDKGFSVRKSYVEWDDAKTEIVLRKFVCSRQGFREEKYMAKETKKRRPRDISRVGCEAKLVIARDQEAGWWFVKDFIDGHNHTLATRDLVCFLRSHRRISDEQKADIVEMEISGICKHQIMDILELQYGGYDNVGCTSRDLYNFCYRYKKETIAAGDAETVIRHLKARQEKDPEFFFKFFVDGDNHLQGLFWCDSQSQLDYEAFGDVVVFDSTYKTNRYNLPFVPFVGLNHHRSTVIFGCGVISHETGESYEWMLRTFSEAMSQKHPVSVITDGDLAMQRAIRVVWPNTNHRLCVWHIEQNIVRNLHDDKVKEEFRSFLYETFCVEDSERKWHEFLERHKVTSEESWLHQMYQMRHLWCAAYQVGRCFLGLRSNQRSESLNSVLHTRLDRKMSLFDMFLHYERCLSGLRRNEAKQDSIALHFKPFTGKDASKIEVDASNQFTPTIFALVQWSIHAANKCVVSDILDGCDTTFIVAKKDKMDTKYEVHCNMVEGSLNDIACSCQKLECVGTPCSHIFHVLQLLHVDSLPKCCVLDRWTRSAKCAFPPIRKSNIYDYSKSLVRYRDLRNLNHAASFRAAQSSQSYQRLKHVLLDETDMKSPSGSGNEKIRYGPMVAQALEADCGKVLDPMHVPGRGAPKKKLKAVNKKERGKVKCTLCKDVGHNRRTCSRRKEETKLPEDFDA